One window from the genome of Vidua chalybeata isolate OUT-0048 chromosome 3, bVidCha1 merged haplotype, whole genome shotgun sequence encodes:
- the CEP68 gene encoding centrosomal protein of 68 kDa, with amino-acid sequence MAVDVGKSPSEESLSGKGDGRWASAGTEMDFPELAGSLHQLLGTEEAKPSLQVTEGVAVSRHSHIATDVTHGGSSCHPEVSSASTPKIPRARENSSGKVLLVDRAADGDPVPCRAGHWFLSSKEQQVKASGGWEPVSSPPSRRSSAEENILAGGRHDAHVGRRRQSLAAQSPCPSTPELLRPQTPPSPGSALRSRSVLSFSALSSEGNGPSEEPSGSLLGSTDVPSAATTAAQDLSCRWAVESRALQRREPPGAPLDYRSSVGRIREISSYQADYWACAIPDSLPPSPDRSSPHWNPNKEYEDLLDYAYPLKPRYRLGRIPEPFLHDSGVGLDSFSASPEGVSRSTSIYGRAGQARGSRENGLWEFVASAERFSTPRPGKRGCSGAGSYFEPSPIAKASFARSASSHLSRGFAKDVRVESSGPSSPGRPAADGRRWDTRGSPCPNYTGQVKSTRRFLPTTGMLPLGKEWESDEEFLSLPPRLKELERLAQFLSSLSLTIRTPGHDPLNLPHHSTSKQPLSSRLAPFEEVRGGDDRGSIEGYAGLWQHRSSRKPIWENTELCGWIHRDPPRGLHLPTGLRDTLDGMCLNEPRVKGHPKKSQQSESLIQCVKMFCCQLEELIHWLYTVVDVTGSWVPPSPDAESVLASLHRYLEFRKDVADHRSLTESVLERGEALLDCMASNSPALKDTLALIAKQSEELESHAEHLYKSILAAVGGKDTGQDKEGAAHGCSLGAASVRPRLR; translated from the exons ATGGCCGTGGATGTGGGAAAATCGCCTTCTGAGGAGTCACTGAGCGGGAAGGGCGATGGGAGGTGGGCCAGCGCCGGCACGGAGATGGACTTCCcggagctggcagggagcctgCACCAGCTTTTAGGGACAGAGGAAGCCAAGCCCAGCCTGCAAGTGACAGAGGGTGTGGCAGTGAGCAGACACAGTCACATTGCTACTGATGTTACCCACGGTGGCTCCAGCTGCCACCCAGAAGTGTCCTCAGCATCTacacccaaaattcccagagCAAGAGAAAACTCCTCAGGGAAAGTGTTGTTAGTGGATAGAGCTGCTGATGGTGACCCTGTGCCTTGTCGAGCTGGCCACTGGTTCCTCTCCTCAAAAGAACAGCAG GTGAAGGCATCGGGCGGTTGGGAGCCGGTGTCCAGCCCTCCCAGCCGGCGCAGCTCTGCCGAAGAGAACATCCTTGCTGGCGGCCGCCACGATGCCCATGTTGGCCGTCGGAGACAAAGTCTGGCAGCTCAGTCCCCGTGTCCTTccaccccagagctcctgcGGCCCCAAACTCCGCCCAGCCCCGGGAGCGCCCTGCGGAGCCGCTCCGTGCTGAGCTTCTCCGCTCTGTCCTCAGAAGGAAACGGCCCCTCCGAGGAGCCGTCCGGAAGCTTGCTAGGCAGCACGGATGTCCCTTCTGCAGCCACCACGGCTGCCCAGGACCTGAGCTGCCGATGGGCAGTGGAAAGCAGGGCCCTGCAGAGGCGGGAGCCCCCGGGCGCTCCGCTCGATTACCGCAGCAGCGTGGGGCGCATCCGCGAGATCTCCTCCTACCAAGCCGATTACTGGGCCTGTGCCATTCCGGATTCACTGCCCCCGTCTCCGGACCGCAGCTCGCCCCACTGGAACCCCAACAAGGAGTACGAGGACTTGCTGGACTATGCTTACCCGCTGAAGCCGAGGTACAGGCTGGGAAGGATACCGGAGCCTTTCCTCCATGACTCAGGAGTAGGTCTGGacagcttttctgcttctcctgagGGCGTGTCCAGGTCCACCAGCATCTACGGCCGAGCTGGGCAGGCTCggggaagcagagaaaatggaCTTTGGGAGTTTGTGGCCTCTGCAGAGAGATTCTCCACCCCGAGGCCCGGAAAAAGAGGCTGCTCAGGAGCTGGCTCATACTTTGAACCTTCACCTATTGCCAAAGCATCATTTGCAAGGAGTGCTTCCTCTCATCTTTCCAGAGGTTTTGCTAAGGATGTGAGGGTGGAATCTTCTGGGCCAAGCTCACCTGGGCGCCCTGCTGCCGATGGGAGAAGGTGGGATACCAGAGGAAGCCCCTGCCCAAACTACACAGGGCAGGTGAAAAGCACCAGGAGGTTTTTACCCACCACAGGAATGCTCCCCCTTGGGAAGGAGTGGGAGAGtgatgaagaatttctttccctGCCTCCAAGACTGAAGGAGCTGGAAAGGCTGGCTCAGTTTttgtccagtctttccttaacAATAAGGACGCCTGGGCATGACCCCCTTAACCTTCCACATCACAGCACCAGCAAGCAGCCCCTTTCATCTAGGTTGGCTCCTTTTGAAGAAGTGAGAGGTGGGGATGACAGAGGGAGTATTGAGGGTTATGCTGGGCTGTGGCAACACCGCAGCTCCCGAAAGCCCATctgggaaaacacagaattgtGTGGCTGGATCCACAGGGATCCTCCCCGCGGGCTTCATCTACCAACTGGTCTCAGGGACACATTGGATGGCATGTGCCTAAATGAGCCACGGGTCAAGGGGCATCCAAAGAAGAGCCAGCAGAGCGAGTCCCTTATCCAGTGTGTTAAG ATGTTTTGCTgccagctggaagagctgatCCACTGGCTGTACACCGTGGTGGATGTCACCGGCAGCTGGGTGCCACCCTCGCCGGATGCCGAGAGCGTGTTGGCATCGCTGCACCGCTACCTG GAATTCAGGAAGGATGTGGCCGACCACCGGAGCCTGACTGAGAGCGTGCTGGAGAGGGGAGAAGCTCTCCTGGACTGCATGGCATCAAATTCACCAG CCCTGAAAGACACGCTGGCTCTGATTGCCAAACAGTCGGAAGAGCTCGAAAGCCACGCAGAGCACCTGTACAAGTCCATCCTGGCTGCCGTGGGGGGCAAGGACACGGGGCAGGACAAGGAGGGCGCAGCACACGGCTGCTCCCTGG GTGCTGCCTCTGTCAGACCTAGGCTGCGTTAG